The following nucleotide sequence is from Vitis vinifera cultivar Pinot Noir 40024 chromosome 14, ASM3070453v1.
GACAAGGGGCTAAAGATTTATATACTTGAGATTCTTACACAGATGGAAGTCATAAGAAATTATCCAATTTCATCTTACCCGTTGTGGCAATGCAACCACCCACCAAATCATTGGACCATTAGTATGCAACAAATCTTATAATATAATCCAGGCTGCATGAGAACTGGTATAAACTGATCATAAAATAATCTACTCATTAATTAGGTTCCTTTTGTCTCAATTGGGGTTGACTCCATTTGCATGGTCACTTCATTTCCGATCAAGCAGGCCACACCAGTGATGCATTTAAATTACAGGATGGCACGAGTGGTACTGCAATCTTGTCTCCCCTACCAGCATATATCGCATAGTTTATTATGTAGTAATTGACAAATGGCGTTACCATTATTGAACATATTTAAACTTGCAAATTCATAATTATTCCACTAGTTTATTACATGGAAGAGACAAGATGGAAATGCCACCATGCACCATGTGTGTTTATGAGATATCATATGTGGCTGTGCTAAGGTCAATGCCATGACAAGTCTAGAAAAGTACATAATTATGAAGTGGGTTGGGGAACATTCAACTAACATTTGCAGACATCATGTTTAGATCAAATCAAACTCATGTTGTGAGTCATTGAGAGTTGAGATGATGAGATTCCTTATGTCTCCTTTCCCTCGTATATATATAGAGCAGATGCCAAGGGAGGAAGGCAACTTGCTAGATCTGAGCTGTACATTTCAAGCGCCAGGCCTCCTGTAAGAAACatggcttcttcttcttctcctccaaTCCCCAAAACCAGTTATCATGCTCGCTCCATCAGCTTGCCCCCAAGACCTCACCCATTGATTCCTGAAATAGATGAGCATTTGTGTAGATTAGGGGCTTCTGAAGCCATCTCATCATCGTCATCAATAACTGATAAGCTAACCAGCCTTAATAGTTTGTATGATTGCATGGAGAATTTGCTTCTGTTGTCACTCTCTCGGCAAGCCTTGGTCCAACATCAAAATCAGAAATGGGTTAATGAGGTAGCAGATGGATATCTTCTACTGTTGGACCTATGTAGCGTGGCTGAAGATGCCTTGCTGCAGAGCAAGGAAGGCGTCCAAGAACTACAATCAACTCTGCGCAGAAGGCCATATGGTGAACATGGGGCTGCAAATGAGGTCACAGAATACTTGGCTTCAAGAAAGAAGGTGAAGAAGGTGGTCAGTAAGTCCTTGAGGGATTTGAAGAGCAAGCAAAGAAAATGTGACTTCTCCATCTCAGAGAAAGAACCTGAAACTGTGGCTTTAGTCTGCATCTTGAGGGAGGTAGAAGTTGCCACTCTCACTGTCTTGGAATCTTTGTTATCTTCTATTGCCGGCCCAAAGATGCAGTCCAATACAAGCAAATGGTCATTAGTTTCCAGATTAATGCACTCCAAGCGTGTTGAATCTGAGGAAGAGAAAGCAGAATTCAGTGAATTTGAAAAGGTAGATGCTGAATTCCAAACCTATATCAGCCAGAAGACAAGCAAATCCTTCAACATACATGCAGAGAATATGAAGAACCTGTTGGGGAACTTGGAGTTGAGCATTCAAGATCTTGATGGAGGAGTAGAATGCCTATTCAGGCGTTTAATTAAGACCAGAGTATCGCTTCTCAACATCCTCAACCACTAGCTCAAGATTTTCATGGTGCAAAGCCTTAGGCCCCCAAAAATTTTTGTTGGATACATACTTGTACATGAATGAGAAATACttctatattttttctctttcaatttGTACCTTTTTTGCAGAAATTTACGTTGTTTCCATCACTTACTCTCCTTTACCAAACATAGTTGGCATCCACATTTTACTTCGCTGCAACAAGACAGGGCTTTGGTTTTGATCTAAACAATTTTGTACCTGAATGAAGTTACTAACCATTTGATACTAATCACATATTTTTTTCTGTGTAAaggttttttcttcattttctaagaaattaatcaaatttagcATCCATGAATATATCACTAAAGTGAATGTAAACTGCCCAAAGCTGGTCTATGAAAACAAGCTCTCTTAAAACCTAGAACAGAAGGAAAATTCCTGATCAAATTTTTGTGCCAAAATGATTACAGAACTGTAGGTTCCGAGCTTTGGATATTCTGATTCATGCAGTGAACACATCCAGTGTTGTGATCACAGTCGTTTTACTTGTTCATTGTCTCCGTATCATTCCACACTCGATGCTGCAGGGCCACTATTTCTGTACCAAGGACAAAACGAGGGATCACATAATAGCTtccatcctaaaaaaaaaaaaagaaaaaaaaaagacaaatcaGGCTCCAGATTGACATGAAGAAAATGTAAATATGCATATGGGCCTGCAATTTTACAAGTTATACTAATTGGGTGATCAGTTTGAGAGCTGGTTGGAAGGAGAATGCATAGACATCAAGGAGATAGAATTTAGATCCAATCACAATCATATTACCGCTTATTAATTGTTGAAGGGGAAGAGATTCCTCATGTTTCCTAAATCCAGATCCATGATATATAATTTAGGAAGTGCCAGGGCAAGCAAAGCATCTGCAAATTGCAAGGCTGAACTGTACATTCAACCAGCATTTGTGCATATAAAAGAGCTTCTGAGAAATGGGTTGATGAGCTGTTGTATTAGATTTCTTAGGCTGTTGGATGTTTGTGGCGCTGCTAAGGATGCCTCATTGCAGACAAGGGAACTGCACATGAGTTTCAATCAACTGTGGGCATAAGGCACATGGTTAATTCAGAAAGATGTATCCTACTAATTGAATTCAATAGTCATAGAAATTGAACTTCCTCAACTTAATACTAGTTCTTACAAAGTGTTAACCCCTATTACCATATGTACTTGCTTGCTATGAGAGACAAATCTTGACAGTATTTTCAAaccatatttcatttttttagcaACATCTTGGTTTTTAACCACACATCAGATTTATGAATCTGAGAATTTTTCCTAAAATTGTCAATTAAATGGTGAAAATGAATGGTAAACAATCAATATGTCAATGTTGAATTAGacgaaaattttgaaatgttaatcaaaagttaataatttgaatttttgtcacataaaatttcaatatcagtaatttcataaattaaatttaaatttgaaaataaatttaactattaaattatttgaaattttaatgttaattatattgtgataattaatttaattattgttgTGTAATTATTAGAGGACCTTAGATAAAAAATAACTCGATGAAAGTTTTAATATGTCAAATTAATACaatgaatatttgaaaagaaattaaatttaatattatagcgaatatatttaatttttgtaattgaaATTCAATGTTATAAATTATGAAATAGAGTTTAATTGAagttaaattaagattaatttgtGTTATATGAATTTAggaatttatatataaaaaaagagtaaattGATTAAATGTGAATATCATCAtttaatagatttaattttgaaagtttgatttAGTTGAGGAATGGTTATAAATGAAGTGGATTAAATTAATGTCATTCTAAAAGGTTGAGAATCTGATTATTATAATCTGAATGATTAAATAATCAATTGCTAGTGGGTTATTAGTTAAAAGataagatatttgaaaatatagtaAATGTATGGGCCTagcatataatatttttatgaactAAATATAATAATGAGTAGTAAATTGAAGTTAAGGAATTTACAAATACAAAGGCTTCAAATAAggctaaataaataataaaaataaaataaaatttattaagggAATTATAGTGTGTGTGGATTTTtggattaaaataaattaaatatgtattaTGCGAATGGTTTATAAACAAGGGAGAATTGTGCTTTACATCCACTTGGGCTTAAAATTGGTTCTAAATTCTCGTATCCCTTATATTTGAGCCCAAGACCTAATGGATGAGtaaaaattgagttgaagggcATTATCCTTCAAAATTTCTTGAAATGCCCTTCgttgtcaaaaagaaaaaaaaaaataaccgGCTTCCCACTTTACCTTTCTCTTACATATTATTTTGTGGGACCATGTAAATTAATTCCTAGCTAGAGAGGTGTCACTATTTCcaccaattatttttctcccaaaaatTATGCCttagaaattgaatattggaaatcaatggttaaaaatgattatcattacattttttaagtaaatattttttaaacacctcataaaatatacatattttttcaaacttacaaaatataaaataaatatttttaaacaccttaaaaaaaatattattattcttttttaatatatatatatatatatatatatatcaatgttttcagaatcggaccggtcattgaaccggaaaagttaccggttcacggttcacctgtcggaccggcggtcgaaccgctatcgaaccggtgacgtcataaatatatattttattattttatatattataaaaaattaaaaaattaataaattctatgtAAATTTTGACAGCATATATCTACTTTGTTTGTTGAGTTTTGtcacaaatttttttacctatagaagtcatcaattatcatatatgatatctataacacaatataagatgttatacaTTCACAATGTCaataaactcaatatttatcaaataatcaaaccattactatcctataataaccaaattatcaaagagttgttaacttaacacattgtccataataaataatacaaatgtcaaccataggtccacaacacttaaataattactcaaaataaaaatataacatgtcaatgtttgaatattcatgaagttttttgcatactaataaatataaaattcttgtcttcattcattttggaaattggaatatggAGATTGAACATGAGCatttggaaaaccaaagttctcCACATCAAGCCCTTCTATAGCCACGTCACCACCATCCTcatcatctacaaaaatattgaatatatatcaacaataaatcatttttaaagaaaaaaaaatataattattgaacttttataagtttaaatattttactaaccaatgtgagaacttgaaccttccacttcatttattggaattgacccttcttcatatagaagattttccaattcttcaacaTCTAACTCTGCTGGTTGATCATCATCAACTACCCAAAAATCGGTCTcatcaatgcatgcatagtcaattggatcatagattcttttcttgttatagaacctaaaaaaaaaaacatataattattcataattgtgaatagaagaatttaaattcaaaacaactaagaaatCATTTATACCAATTTTTTAGGCGCAAATTATAATGAACGTATACAAGATCATTAAGCCTTTGATGTTCCAATCTATTCCTTCTTTTGGTATGTATACGTTCAAAGACACTCTAATTCCTTTCACATCCAGAAGACGATGCGGTTTGGCTCAATATTAGAATGACTAACTTTTGCAAATGTGGTGCATTGTATCCATGTAGCCTCCACCATTCATCTAATTaccatttcacattaaaaataagaaaaaaataaaacacattagcaagtttaaaatattaaatagtaagtaggtaactaataaagaagaataaacatactaataaatgataataatattttactaGGTTGAAGTACTTCACGTGAAGAATAAGCAAGTTCTCTTCCAAAACTTCCCAATCGATCACGAAAtaacttcatttcattcattgttTCAAGCTTTCCTTTCAGAACTTTCTGATCAATAACATCCATGACACCTCCAATAACATTtggcttattacaaaagttttcCTGATCATATTGGAAACATGGATTCAACCAATAAGCTGCTGaatgaatgcttttcttcaGTTGTTGATCCCAACGTTGCTTTATGATCTCCGTATAAGGCTTGTATAGTCTTTTGTTGTAGTTAAACAATTTCTTGATGCCCAAACGAACCCTATACATGCCTTCATACACATATCCCATCGAAGGCCTCTCATCATAATCAACAATACGCAATAAGCGCATTAGTGGAGACATAAGAttcacaacaatcaaacaatcactacaagaaaattgactttcagtgataaaatattgtcaCTAAAAGTCTAAATTTCGTTTGCAAAAATATTTCCCAACGAAAAATGTTTCGTGTCACATTCGTTGCCCTAGACCCGTCGCTAAAAGTATCCCGACAAAAATCCTATTTCGTCGCCCAATATtttccctgatgaaataaaaattttgttactaAATATTTTCCCCAACGAAATTTTTCATTAacaaaagtaagaatttttgccactaaaaaatataaatttttgtcctcaaagtcGTCAATACTTAGTGCTGATGAATTTATTTTGctaccaaatattttttgtaacaaTTTAATTTCGTCTCCCTAGGCTTTGCAATTCCAACAAAAGTTCCATTTTGTCACTAAAAGTTTTTCTTGATGAAATAGATATTTCATTGCTAAAGGatttttttcaactaaaatatttatcattaatacTGACAAATTCATTTCGTTGCTAAATccttttatttacaaaatgattTCGTCCCTAAAACGTATGCCAGTGAATTATAAATTAGTTGTGGATGATACAACAATCTTCagcaacaaaaatatttcatcgGGAAATATctttagtaataatttttttttgttaggaaatgtatttacattttttattttggtatttggtatttaaaacattaattataatagaaAAGTTAATTCTGAAACCTgcttacaaaaatcaaaatatatatcacATAACTTCATTGGTAATTAATATATGTAACCATAACATGTGATCATAGTAGTATAATATCTATGCTAATATAACTAACAAAATAAAGTATTAGTTTAACAAAGTGTCTCTCACAAAAAACCATATTAgcatatgcaaaaaaaaaaaagaaatgaacgTCCATCATATGCACATCATAAAAAAAGGGATCATGAGGACCCTTGGCTTGATCGTAGATGACgcaatatttcttcaaattgttGATGATgttgttggttttgtttttgtaCCAAGGCCTCCAATTGGTCAATTCGATCTTGTTGAGTCTCAAGTTGTTGTTGTTGAGTCTCCACAAGTAGTTGAGTCTCAACAAGTCTATGCTCCAACTCAATTTCACGCTCAGAAGATGATGGTCTAGATTTAGAAAATGAGATTGGTTTAGGGCCAAAACCAAGGCCCTTGACATATCCTGATTTTTGTCCCAAAACTCTCTCACAAATTTTTGCCTCAGTCATAGCCACAGCTCCTTCTGCAATAGGCTGGCGTTGGAGCTCCAACATCTTCTCTTatatatgcaaaataaaaaataaaacaaaaaaaaaaagaaccaaaacataattaataagttagtaaattaaaatttccattaaaTTTGGGCATGATCTCCCATATTtagtagatattttttaaattatgcctactatatataataaatataagcattggaatttcaaattagttaataatcaaattgatttttagcaCAACAAAACATCCAAGTGCCTTAATTTGTTATTATATGGCAAATAATAGTAGATTTCAAACAAGAATATAgtatttttatacaaacattGTAACATCCCATAAGCACACATAAtcctaaacttaattttaagctaagaaatgcctaaaaaagtgtttataaacacgttatcacataaacaagaataatatatacatacttaaatggtgaaaattcaaaagtagttagaatcttaacttaattttaagtaaagaaaattataacaagaagttagtaagttaaaaatcctatttaaatttcaGCATAGTcccttaatattatatttcaaacaagaatatggtatttttatacaaacattGTAACACCCCACAAACACACATAAtcctaaacttaattttaagcaaagaaatccctaaaaaattatctaaacttgttatcacataaacaagattcctatatacatactaaaatggtaaaaattgaaaattagttagaatctcaacttaattataagtaaagaaaattataacaagtagttataaagttaaaaatcctatttaaattttggcatagtcccttaatattagatttcaaataagaatatggtatttttatacaaacattGTAACACTCTATAGCACACATAAtcctaaacttaattttaagcaaagaaatgcctaaaaaagtatctaaacttgttatcacataaacaagattcttatatacatactaaaatgataaaaattgaaaagtagttagaatctcaacttaattataagtaatgaaaattataacaagaagttgacaagttaaaaatcctaattaaattttggaatagtcccttaatattagatttcaaataaggatatgatatttttatacaaatattataacACCCCACAAGCACATATAATCCTAAACTTCATTTTAAGCAAagaaattcctaaaaaaagtatctaaacttgttatcacataaacaagattcatatatacatattaaaatgataaaaattgaaaagtagttagaatctcaacttaattataagtaaagaaaattacaacaagaagttaataagttaaaaatcctaattaaattttggaataatcccttaatattagatttcaaataaggatatgatattttttatacaaatattgtAACACCCCACAAGCACATATAATCCTAAACTTCattttaagcaaagaaatggCTAAAAAAAGTATCTAAACTTGTTATCACGTAAACAAGATTCTTCTATACataataaaatggtaaaaattgaaaactacttagaatctcaacttaattttaagcaaggaaaattataacaagaagttaacaagttaaaaatcctatttaaattttggcatattctcttatatttcttagtttttttccaaaatttgacctATTATATATTCAAGTTAATAATATACTAATCCCTCTTTAATTCTTTACTATTTCCACAAATTTTTACCAACcacataataaaatatttaacaataaaGATTTATGATTAGTTAATGCCCAAACAAAAGTTTACTTCAAGGATTCTACCTAAGAAGAACCTAATTAGCTTGTAATCAcacattaaataatataaaaattgaaataagaatCTAGTATACAAGTTGATATAATAATACTTTACAAGTACTAATAATCTTAAATGTAATTTTGAGTAAGAAAAGTTATAATAATAAGTTGGTAAGATAAAATTTCAATAGAAATTTTGGCATAGTCTCCCCTAATTTTTAGACTTTGCCAAATTTTCCCTGCtattaatcaatttaacaaCATTGAACACCCAAGCAATCAAtaaccaaatcaaaatttaaagatttatgAAAACTACCAAGGAAGTGCCTTATTTATCATCACATGGTAAATAAACTATCATGATGACACTTCCACAAAGATTCATAATCCCAAACATGATTTAAACATAGAAAGCTATCAAAATAATCTTACATAATAATCTCTAACCTCTTGATTTATCCATCCATCTTGACTTTTCCAATGAACTAGTTTGAATAGTTCAATTTGGCCAACCATCTCTCCATTCTCTGTTGACTGTCAAGTATTATGCATTAATATTAAGAATTATCAGTTATATGAATAACTAAAGAAccttagttttatattttaccaCTTGTAGACCATGTTGGATAAATGAACGAGAGCCTCCTCGATGATGAAAAGGCATCTTTGATCTATTTACTGAATTGATTGCTGAACGACGCTGTAATAAtagttattattgaaaataatataaatatagttAGTAGAATATTCAATAAGAAATAGGTTTGAATGATTATTCATTGAAAACTTTACCTTAAATTCTTCACTTGAAAATCTATCACAAAGATAGTCCCAATCTTCCTGATTTGACACAGATTCATGAGGATTTCGCTTAGCCTCCACCACAGTTGGGAACTTTTTGAAGTGCTTGTGCAAATCGCATCTCCAATTTCTAAACCGGTCAGATAATTGTTTTTCTAAACTTTTCTTCACATGCTCTTGTGTCAAATCTAGGGCAAACTTTTCCTTCATAGTCAAACAAGGGAAGAACTAATATGAGATAAAGTAAGTTTAGAGATAACCAACAATTAGTTATAATtacaagctaaaaaaaaaaatatatttcaagcAACTTTACCTTGATTCGATCAAGCATTGTATTGATCTCAGCTCGAGGCATTTGCTTCCATTTTTCCACTCTAACAGGTGCATGTTGTCTCACTGTTAACCCAATCTCATTTGACAATTTCTCACAATATTTTCCTGTTTGCTTCCCATCTGATGGCTTGATTGTGATCGGAAGAGGTTTGCCCCCATTAGCTT
It contains:
- the LOC104881475 gene encoding uncharacterized protein LOC104881475, with translation MVAPNKRNVRGKTRGVILDKLIEANGGKPLPITIKPSDGKQTGKYCEKLSNEIGLTVRQHAPVRVEKWKQMPRAEINTMLDRIKEKFALDLTQEHVKKSLEKQLSDRFRNWRCDLHKHFKKFPTVVEAKRNPHESVSNQEDWDYLCDRFSSEEFKKMLELQRQPIAEGAVAMTEAKICERVLGQKSGYVKGLGFGPKPISFSKSRPSSSEREIELEHRLVETQLLVETQQQQLETQQDRIDQLEALVQKQNQQHHQQFEEILRHLRSSQGSS
- the LOC100258207 gene encoding uncharacterized protein LOC100258207, which gives rise to MASSSSPPIPKTSYHARSISLPPRPHPLIPEIDEHLCRLGASEAISSSSSITDKLTSLNSLYDCMENLLLLSLSRQALVQHQNQKWVNEVADGYLLLLDLCSVAEDALLQSKEGVQELQSTLRRRPYGEHGAANEVTEYLASRKKVKKVVSKSLRDLKSKQRKCDFSISEKEPETVALVCILREVEVATLTVLESLLSSIAGPKMQSNTSKWSLVSRLMHSKRVESEEEKAEFSEFEKVDAEFQTYISQKTSKSFNIHAENMKNLLGNLELSIQDLDGGVECLFRRLIKTRVSLLNILNH